In the genome of cyanobacterium endosymbiont of Braarudosphaera bigelowii, one region contains:
- a CDS encoding peptidoglycan D,D-transpeptidase FtsI family protein encodes MKKLSLLNFRLLMVWTIIVSAILGLIGKIFLLQFVKVTEFRRKADSQQNEEIRIDNPRRPIIDSEGNILAMDIEKFDLFIYRDRLPKDEDKEKIAKQLSQILNKNYYDLTKLLLDKRNVNRVGLDKITTHEYQRILNKTTKKYRQAFEFIKNFDRSYPQKELMSDVVGFVNDNQQGKAGIEMSQNNLLHRQTKYVTVRKTGSGGIIPTSLPRNFFRSNDWKLQLTVNIRLQRAARFALKEKLNTFQAKRGAIIIMNVIDGSILALVCEPTFDPNVFYNVKGELLKNWTVTDLYEPGSTFKPINIALALEAGVIKLDTVIQDIGFIKVDNWNIYNASLSGNGLINIAEVLQTSSNVAMVQIMQRLKKEDYYNRLLQLDITQKTNIDLPGEVKGRLKSKEVFTTSSIEAAATSFGQGFSLTPIKLAQLHGALANGGKLVTPHLTKGLVNPEGSLAWIPEYKSKQIFSPSVSTKVIGLMETVVNKGSGKASKIQGYRIGGKTGTAQKAGKGGYLPNSKITSFVSILPITSPKYLVLVVLDEPKGNNTSGSTVAAPAAKIVTDALIYIEGMPPTN; translated from the coding sequence ATGAAAAAATTATCTCTACTTAATTTTCGATTACTTATGGTCTGGACAATTATTGTTTCGGCCATACTTGGATTAATTGGAAAAATTTTCTTGTTACAGTTTGTTAAAGTCACTGAATTTAGAAGAAAAGCAGACAGTCAACAAAATGAAGAAATACGTATTGATAACCCTAGACGACCCATTATAGATAGTGAAGGTAATATATTAGCTATGGATATAGAAAAATTCGACCTATTTATTTACCGTGATCGGCTACCAAAAGATGAAGATAAAGAAAAAATAGCAAAACAACTTAGTCAGATACTAAATAAGAATTATTATGATTTAACAAAATTACTGTTAGATAAAAGAAATGTAAATAGGGTTGGATTAGACAAAATAACTACACATGAATATCAAAGAATCCTTAACAAGACTACAAAGAAGTATAGACAAGCTTTTGAATTTATTAAAAACTTTGATCGTTCCTATCCTCAGAAAGAACTAATGTCTGATGTAGTGGGTTTTGTTAACGATAATCAGCAAGGAAAAGCAGGTATCGAAATGAGCCAAAATAATTTATTACACCGACAAACTAAATATGTAACAGTACGGAAAACTGGTTCAGGAGGCATCATACCAACTTCTCTTCCTAGAAACTTTTTCAGATCAAATGATTGGAAATTACAATTAACAGTTAATATACGATTACAAAGAGCTGCACGTTTTGCTTTAAAAGAAAAATTAAATACTTTTCAAGCAAAACGCGGTGCAATAATTATTATGAATGTAATAGATGGTTCTATATTAGCTTTAGTTTGTGAACCAACATTCGATCCTAATGTTTTTTATAATGTTAAAGGTGAGCTATTAAAAAATTGGACGGTTACTGATCTTTATGAACCAGGCTCAACATTTAAGCCTATCAATATTGCTTTAGCTTTAGAAGCTGGAGTAATAAAATTAGATACTGTAATCCAAGATATAGGTTTTATAAAAGTTGATAATTGGAATATCTATAATGCTTCATTATCAGGAAATGGATTAATTAATATTGCTGAAGTTTTACAAACTTCGAGTAATGTAGCTATGGTTCAAATAATGCAACGCTTAAAAAAAGAAGATTACTATAATAGATTACTACAACTAGATATTACTCAAAAAACAAATATTGACCTACCTGGAGAGGTAAAAGGACGATTAAAAAGTAAAGAAGTATTTACTACAAGTTCTATAGAGGCAGCTGCAACTTCTTTTGGACAAGGCTTTTCTTTAACTCCTATTAAGTTGGCACAATTACACGGAGCATTGGCTAATGGAGGAAAATTAGTTACTCCTCATTTAACAAAAGGATTAGTAAATCCTGAAGGATCCTTAGCCTGGATACCAGAATATAAGTCTAAACAAATTTTTTCTCCTTCTGTAAGCACAAAAGTCATAGGACTTATGGAAACTGTAGTTAATAAAGGATCAGGAAAAGCATCTAAAATACAAGGATATCGTATTGGAGGTAAAACGGGCACAGCCCAGAAAGCTGGTAAGGGGGGATATTTACCTAATTCGAAAATCACTAGTTTTGTTTCAATTCTACCTATAACATCTCCAAAATATTTAGTCTTGGTAGTTTTAGATGAACCAAAAGGGAATAATACTTCTGGGTCTACAGTAGCAGCACCTGCTGCAAAAATAGTAACTGATGCTTTGATATATATAGAAGGTATGCCACCAACAAATTAA
- a CDS encoding NAD(P)H-quinone oxidoreductase subunit 4 yields MNLVNFPWLTTIIFFPIISALLIPLIPDENGKTVRWYALTVGLIDFIFIVYAFYTGYDFNNPNLQLVESYTWISQIDLKWSVGADGLSMPLILLTGFITTLAIMAAWPVTFKPKLFYFLMLSMYGGQIAVFAVQDMLLFFLVWELELVPVYLILSIWGGKKRLYAATKFILYTAGGSLFILLAAFTLAFFGDTVTFDMSIIASKDIPLKLQLLLYGCFLIAYGVKLPIFPLHTWLPDAHGEATAPAHMLLAGILLKMGGYALLRMNVGMLPDAHVYFAPILIILGVVNIIYAALTAFAQQNLKRKIAYSSISHMGFVLIGIASYTSIGLSGAMLQMISHGLIGASLFFMVGATYDRTHTLMLDEMGGIGHKMKKMFAMWTTCSMASLALPGMSGFAAELMIFIGFATSDAYNSIFKIVVITLAAVGVILTPVYLLSMLKEILYGPENKDLTFHVKLIDAEPREVFIIACLLIPIIGIGLYPKIVTQMYSATTDQLNTLLRNSAPTLAEKTNVAAIHSKIFRAPNI; encoded by the coding sequence ATGAACCTTGTTAATTTTCCATGGTTAACTACCATTATTTTTTTTCCGATTATTAGTGCTTTATTAATACCACTTATTCCTGATGAAAACGGTAAAACTGTACGTTGGTATGCACTAACAGTAGGATTAATTGATTTTATTTTTATTGTTTACGCCTTTTACACAGGATATGACTTCAATAATCCTAATCTTCAATTAGTTGAGAGTTATACTTGGATTTCTCAAATCGATCTAAAATGGTCCGTTGGTGCTGATGGACTTTCCATGCCTTTAATATTATTAACTGGTTTTATAACAACATTAGCAATTATGGCTGCATGGCCAGTAACTTTTAAGCCTAAACTTTTTTATTTTTTAATGTTATCTATGTATGGTGGACAAATCGCAGTTTTTGCCGTGCAAGATATGTTACTTTTTTTCTTAGTTTGGGAATTAGAGTTAGTACCTGTTTACTTAATACTCTCTATATGGGGTGGCAAAAAGCGTCTTTATGCTGCAACTAAATTTATTTTATATACTGCAGGGGGATCGTTATTTATTCTTTTAGCTGCTTTTACCTTAGCTTTCTTTGGTGATACAGTAACTTTTGATATGAGTATAATTGCATCTAAAGATATCCCTTTGAAACTACAACTATTACTATATGGTTGTTTTCTTATCGCATATGGCGTGAAATTACCTATTTTTCCCCTTCATACCTGGCTTCCTGATGCTCATGGAGAAGCAACTGCTCCTGCCCACATGCTATTAGCAGGTATTTTGTTAAAGATGGGAGGATATGCTCTTCTAAGAATGAATGTAGGGATGTTACCTGATGCACATGTTTATTTTGCTCCTATATTAATTATTTTAGGAGTAGTGAATATTATTTATGCAGCATTAACAGCTTTCGCTCAGCAAAATTTAAAAAGAAAAATTGCTTATTCTTCTATTTCTCATATGGGTTTTGTTTTAATAGGAATTGCTTCATATACATCTATAGGTCTTAGTGGAGCAATGCTACAAATGATTTCTCATGGATTAATTGGTGCAAGCTTATTCTTTATGGTTGGCGCCACCTATGATAGAACTCATACTCTTATGCTTGATGAAATGGGTGGAATTGGTCATAAGATGAAAAAAATGTTTGCAATGTGGACTACCTGTTCAATGGCTTCCTTAGCTTTGCCAGGGATGAGTGGCTTTGCAGCAGAGTTAATGATATTTATTGGATTCGCTACTAGTGATGCCTATAATTCCATTTTCAAAATAGTTGTTATTACTTTGGCAGCAGTAGGAGTTATTCTAACCCCTGTATATTTACTTTCTATGCTTAAAGAAATACTATACGGACCAGAAAATAAGGATTTAACATTTCATGTAAAGCTTATTGATGCAGAGCCAAGAGAAGTATTTATTATTGCATGTTTATTAATTCCTATAATTGGTATTGGTTTATATCCTAAAATTGTTACTCAAATGTATAGTGCTACAACTGATCAGTTAAATACTTTGTTGCGTAATTCTGCTCCAACATTGGCTGAAAAAACTAATGTTGCAGCTATTCATAGCAAAATATTTAGAGCACCAAATATTTAA
- a CDS encoding TIGR03279 family radical SAM protein, with the protein MTSSLNYSARVSNILLSSIAEEVGFKVGDTIISINGTAPRDLIDYNFLCSDVFLLLQVLDTQGVSYQVEIEKDYDEDLGLEFETALFDGLIQCNNRCPFCFIDQQPLGKRDSLYLKDDDYRLSFLYGSYLTLTNLTKKEWKRIENMRLSPLFVSVHAIEPDIRVKLLKNERAGEIKRQLQWFRDKRLQIHAQIVVCPGINDGIHLEKTLLGLAEFHSKENPTVISTAVVPVGLTRFRPRENELIPVDETKSKEVIRQVQLLQKKFLSELNSHFVWLADEWFLIAKKELPPEFHYEDYPQISNGVGSIRKFIKEFYSICEKRLPIKIDKEKTLIWVVGNAVEKVFQPLVKKINQVENLTVTLVALKSEYWGQEITVTGLLTGKDLISGLQNIYLGDGVLIPSVMLKNDNDIFLDDITIQEISSILKTSLIPIDNITNFIEICLSE; encoded by the coding sequence ATGACTTCATCTTTAAATTATTCTGCTAGAGTAAGTAATATTTTACTTAGTTCTATCGCTGAGGAAGTGGGCTTTAAAGTAGGTGATACCATTATTTCTATTAATGGAACAGCGCCTAGGGATTTAATTGATTATAATTTTTTATGTTCTGATGTTTTTTTGCTCTTGCAAGTATTAGACACTCAAGGAGTATCTTATCAAGTAGAAATTGAAAAAGATTATGATGAAGATTTAGGTTTAGAATTTGAAACAGCCTTATTTGATGGATTAATACAATGCAATAATCGTTGTCCTTTTTGTTTTATTGATCAACAACCTTTAGGAAAAAGAGATAGCTTATATCTTAAGGATGATGATTACCGATTAAGTTTTCTTTATGGTAGTTATTTGACTTTGACTAATTTAACAAAAAAAGAATGGAAACGTATTGAGAATATGCGTTTATCTCCCCTTTTTGTTTCAGTTCACGCAATTGAGCCTGACATTAGAGTCAAACTTTTAAAAAATGAGAGAGCTGGAGAAATTAAAAGACAATTACAGTGGTTCCGAGATAAAAGATTACAAATTCATGCACAAATTGTAGTATGTCCTGGAATAAATGATGGTATCCACTTGGAAAAAACTCTGCTTGGATTAGCTGAATTTCACTCAAAGGAAAATCCCACTGTGATATCTACTGCTGTAGTCCCTGTAGGTTTAACTCGCTTTCGTCCTAGAGAGAATGAGTTAATTCCTGTAGACGAAACCAAATCAAAGGAAGTTATCAGACAAGTTCAATTATTGCAAAAAAAATTTCTTTCTGAGCTAAATAGTCATTTTGTTTGGTTAGCAGATGAATGGTTTTTAATAGCAAAAAAAGAATTACCCCCTGAATTTCATTATGAAGACTATCCCCAAATTAGTAATGGAGTTGGATCTATTAGAAAATTTATCAAAGAGTTTTATTCAATATGTGAAAAAAGATTGCCAATAAAAATTGATAAAGAAAAAACTTTGATCTGGGTAGTAGGAAATGCGGTTGAGAAGGTTTTTCAGCCTCTAGTAAAAAAAATTAATCAAGTTGAGAACTTAACGGTTACGTTAGTTGCACTTAAAAGCGAATATTGGGGACAAGAGATAACTGTAACAGGTTTACTTACCGGTAAAGATTTAATATCAGGATTACAAAATATATATTTAGGGGATGGAGTTTTAATACCTTCAGTCATGTTAAAAAACGATAATGATATTTTTTTAGATGATATAACGATTCAGGAAATATCATCAATTCTTAAAACCTCATTGATTCCTATAGATAATATTACGAATTTCATTGAAATTTGCCTATCAGAATAG
- the ctpC gene encoding carboxyl-terminal processing protease CtpC: MINYKKGLILGATAAILTTVAVTGSGVHLSRSLAYLEDNPKRLVDEVWHIINDTYVDDTFNQVDWLAVRQDYVVGDSQSYQTKEEAYKAIREMLEQLGDPYTRFMDPEEFKNMQIDTSGELTGVGIQITKDEETKELTVVAPIEDTPAFKAGILSRDVITKINGKVTEGMEVEDAVQLIRGKPGSKVILTIRRTNQEFSYPIVRARIELHPVKSRIQKTSSGKVGYIRLVQFSAHAGKEMRDSIRKAETAKVKGYILDLRSNPGGLLYASVEIARMWLDKGKIVSTVSRSGEVEAQRATNRALTNKPLVILIDGGSASASEILSGALQDNNRATLVGTKTFGKGLVQSVRRLGDGSSGLAVTIAKYLTPSGRDINKQGIEPDILIELTDKERKDLQQSREKIGYLGDPQFDKALEILNEEISHFSKINIK; this comes from the coding sequence ATGATTAATTATAAAAAAGGGTTGATACTAGGTGCAACTGCTGCGATTTTGACTACTGTCGCTGTCACTGGATCAGGAGTTCATCTTTCCCGTAGTTTGGCTTATTTAGAAGATAACCCTAAAAGACTTGTCGATGAAGTATGGCATATAATCAACGATACATATGTTGATGATACTTTTAATCAGGTAGACTGGCTTGCAGTTCGCCAAGATTACGTTGTTGGAGATTCTCAGTCTTATCAAACTAAAGAAGAAGCATATAAAGCAATTCGTGAGATGCTAGAGCAACTTGGCGATCCATATACTCGTTTCATGGATCCAGAAGAGTTTAAAAATATGCAGATTGATACTTCGGGAGAACTTACTGGAGTCGGTATACAAATAACTAAGGACGAAGAAACAAAAGAACTAACTGTTGTTGCACCTATAGAAGATACGCCAGCATTTAAAGCAGGAATACTATCCAGAGACGTCATAACTAAAATTAATGGTAAAGTTACAGAAGGAATGGAAGTAGAAGATGCAGTCCAACTTATTAGAGGAAAACCAGGTAGCAAAGTAATATTGACAATTCGCCGTACTAACCAAGAATTTAGCTATCCTATTGTTAGAGCTAGAATTGAACTTCATCCAGTAAAGTCTCGTATTCAAAAAACATCTTCTGGGAAGGTTGGGTATATTCGCTTAGTTCAATTTAGTGCTCATGCTGGAAAAGAAATGCGTGATTCAATTCGGAAAGCTGAGACGGCTAAGGTCAAAGGTTATATTTTAGATTTAAGATCTAATCCAGGAGGTTTACTTTATGCAAGTGTAGAAATAGCAAGAATGTGGCTTGATAAAGGAAAAATTGTTTCGACAGTTAGTCGTAGTGGAGAAGTAGAAGCACAAAGAGCTACTAATAGAGCTTTAACAAATAAACCTTTAGTAATACTCATAGATGGTGGTTCAGCAAGTGCTAGCGAAATTTTGTCAGGAGCTTTGCAAGACAATAATAGAGCTACTTTAGTAGGAACTAAAACTTTTGGTAAAGGATTAGTTCAATCGGTTAGACGTTTAGGAGACGGTTCTTCAGGATTAGCCGTAACTATAGCTAAATACTTAACACCTAGTGGTCGAGATATTAATAAACAAGGAATTGAGCCTGATATTCTAATAGAGTTAACTGATAAAGAAAGAAAGGATTTACAGCAGTCTAGAGAAAAAATAGGGTACTTGGGCGATCCTCAATTTGATAAAGCTTTAGAAATTTTGAACGAAGAGATATCTCACTTTAGTAAGATTAATATTAAATAA
- a CDS encoding cell division protein FtsQ/DivIB yields MIDGNLSTFNFFEKDRRTLYYKQKLKVLQKGWRLLISFFLTGGLLYSSSLPYWLIRNQSQIRIIGNQLLSESDILKMLDISYPQLIWKLPIHQLRENLKPQPSLENVYIIRSLLPAKIKIIVKERRPVAFALMAEKKGFLDSLGIWISSEFYNLEYETISSVKLKVFGQKQRSFISWKNIYPLSLYSPIKIKNFNLQDSNNLILDTELGIVHYGIYDKTFSKKLMALGKMKGLSFKNKTELLDYIEVYSFDSPSIYYKPYISSNQKNLPTTKRYIYY; encoded by the coding sequence ATGATAGATGGTAACTTGAGTACTTTTAACTTTTTTGAAAAAGATCGTAGGACTTTGTATTATAAACAAAAATTAAAGGTATTACAGAAAGGATGGAGGTTACTAATCTCTTTTTTCTTAACTGGAGGGCTATTATATAGCAGTAGTCTACCTTATTGGCTAATTCGTAATCAGTCACAAATTAGAATTATAGGAAATCAACTATTATCAGAATCTGACATTCTAAAAATGTTAGACATCAGTTATCCTCAATTAATTTGGAAACTACCCATTCACCAGCTAAGAGAAAATCTTAAACCTCAACCTTCTCTTGAAAATGTCTATATTATACGTAGTTTGCTACCGGCAAAAATCAAAATTATAGTTAAAGAGAGAAGACCAGTCGCTTTTGCTCTTATGGCAGAAAAAAAAGGTTTCCTTGACTCTTTAGGAATTTGGATATCGAGTGAATTCTACAATTTAGAATATGAAACTATATCCTCTGTTAAACTAAAAGTTTTTGGTCAAAAACAGCGATCTTTTATCTCCTGGAAAAATATTTATCCTCTATCTTTATATTCTCCTATCAAAATTAAAAATTTTAATTTGCAAGATTCCAATAACCTAATTTTAGACACTGAGTTAGGAATAGTGCATTATGGAATATATGATAAAACTTTTTCAAAAAAACTTATGGCACTAGGCAAGATGAAAGGATTGTCTTTCAAAAATAAAACAGAATTATTAGATTACATAGAAGTGTATAGCTTTGACTCACCATCAATCTACTACAAGCCTTATATATCTTCAAATCAGAAGAACTTACCTACCACTAAAAGATATATATATTATTAA
- the ftsZ gene encoding cell division protein FtsZ — protein MDTSNSKLMNDYFGFNHNDKSLPSNKIKSHLRNNHDLSFSQGNLSSTSFSENNEKGQIIPNSTARIKVIGVGGGGCNAVDRMVESSLTGIDFWTINTDAQALSQSLAPNRIQIGKKLTKGLGAGGNPNIGKEAAIESREEITEALQDTDLVFVTAGMGGGTGTGAASVVAEIAKEQGCLTIGVVTRPFDFEGRRRMVQARQGIEELTNNVDTLIVIPNNKLLQVIDQETSLKQAFLFADDILRQGVQGISDIITIPGLVNVDFADVRAIMSDAGSALMGSGNGSGKSRALDAASLAISSPLLEHSIRGAKGVVLNITGSSDLTLHEVSIASKAIYEKVVDNTDANVIFGAVIDEELQGEIRITVIATGFSRSKDSEENLEMVSSDDINTLKNSFATPEQKIHSIDLGGIDIPSFLSNRRDTSE, from the coding sequence ATGGATACTTCTAATAGCAAATTAATGAATGATTATTTTGGTTTTAATCACAATGACAAATCTTTACCATCAAATAAAATAAAAAGTCATCTTAGAAACAATCATGATTTATCTTTCTCACAAGGTAACTTGTCTTCAACAAGTTTTTCAGAAAATAATGAAAAAGGACAAATAATACCAAATAGTACTGCAAGAATTAAAGTTATTGGAGTAGGTGGAGGAGGATGTAATGCAGTTGACAGAATGGTTGAAAGTTCATTAACAGGTATTGACTTTTGGACTATTAATACTGATGCTCAAGCCCTTAGTCAATCTTTAGCTCCTAATCGTATACAAATTGGGAAAAAATTAACTAAGGGATTAGGAGCTGGGGGTAATCCTAATATTGGTAAAGAAGCTGCCATCGAATCTCGTGAAGAAATTACAGAAGCCCTTCAAGACACTGATTTAGTATTTGTTACTGCAGGGATGGGTGGTGGCACAGGAACTGGAGCAGCTTCTGTAGTAGCAGAAATAGCAAAAGAACAGGGTTGCCTCACCATTGGAGTTGTAACTCGTCCTTTTGATTTTGAAGGTAGAAGACGTATGGTACAAGCACGTCAAGGTATTGAGGAATTAACTAATAATGTAGATACTTTAATCGTTATACCTAACAATAAATTGCTACAAGTAATTGATCAAGAGACCTCACTTAAACAAGCATTCCTTTTTGCTGATGATATCCTAAGGCAAGGAGTGCAGGGAATATCTGACATTATAACTATCCCAGGATTAGTTAATGTAGATTTTGCTGATGTTAGAGCGATTATGTCTGATGCAGGTTCTGCTTTAATGGGTAGTGGAAATGGTTCTGGTAAATCACGTGCTCTTGATGCAGCCTCCTTAGCTATTTCTTCTCCATTATTAGAACATTCCATTCGAGGAGCAAAAGGAGTAGTCCTCAATATAACGGGTAGTAGTGACCTTACTTTGCATGAAGTAAGCATTGCTTCAAAAGCTATATACGAAAAGGTTGTAGATAATACTGATGCTAATGTAATTTTCGGTGCGGTAATAGATGAAGAACTGCAGGGAGAAATACGTATAACAGTAATTGCAACTGGGTTTAGCCGAAGCAAGGATTCTGAAGAAAACTTAGAAATGGTATCTAGCGATGATATTAATACCTTAAAAAATTCTTTCGCTACTCCAGAACAGAAAATACACTCTATAGATCTAGGTGGAATAGATATTCCTTCTTTCTTATCTAATCGTCGTGATACTTCTGAATAA
- a CDS encoding sulfite exporter TauE/SafE family protein has protein sequence MLDYILILSISGLLSGLLAGVLGIGGGAILVSLLLAFQNTPLQAVATSSVAIVIIAFSGSLQNRRMGNLSLQKVFLLGTPAIITAQIGVKIANYIPEYWLLLLFSILLTFNIFLYSYRRYLTKVIYKENNSVFIYHFLSLFTGGIGGLLAGLFGIGGGIIMVPLQILLLRETMQISIQNSLGVIFITSISSSIGHALNDNVLWLTGFILGCGGVLGVQMGTRILSKLSNRMITFGFHLVSIIISIYTFKQAWFSYLNFLEVN, from the coding sequence ATGTTAGATTACATTCTTATATTGAGTATTAGTGGGCTGCTTTCTGGATTATTAGCAGGAGTTTTAGGGATAGGAGGAGGAGCTATTCTAGTTTCCTTACTACTGGCATTCCAAAATACACCATTGCAAGCAGTTGCTACTAGTAGCGTGGCTATTGTAATTATTGCTTTTTCAGGTAGTTTACAAAATCGTCGAATGGGGAATCTAAGTTTACAGAAAGTTTTTTTACTAGGAACACCAGCAATTATAACAGCGCAAATTGGTGTAAAAATTGCTAACTATATTCCTGAGTATTGGTTGTTACTTTTATTTAGCATTCTTTTAACTTTTAATATCTTTTTATATAGTTACCGGCGTTATTTAACTAAAGTGATATATAAAGAGAATAACTCTGTTTTTATATATCACTTTTTAAGCTTATTCACAGGAGGAATAGGCGGTTTACTAGCTGGTTTATTTGGAATTGGAGGAGGAATAATTATGGTTCCTCTACAAATTTTATTATTGCGAGAAACCATGCAGATATCAATTCAAAACAGCTTAGGTGTAATTTTTATTACTTCAATTTCTTCCAGTATAGGCCATGCTTTAAACGATAATGTACTCTGGCTTACTGGCTTTATCTTGGGATGTGGGGGAGTGTTAGGAGTACAAATGGGCACACGTATATTATCAAAATTGTCAAATAGAATGATAACCTTTGGTTTTCATCTGGTGTCGATCATAATATCTATATATACTTTTAAGCAAGCATGGTTCAGTTATTTAAATTTTTTAGAAGTAAATTAA